The proteins below come from a single Xiphophorus couchianus chromosome 20, X_couchianus-1.0, whole genome shotgun sequence genomic window:
- the slc6a14 gene encoding sodium- and chloride-dependent neutral and basic amino acid transporter B(0+) isoform X2 produces MQVVSEREGSGHIARENWSNKRDYVLSMIGYAVGLGNIWRFPYLTYKNGGGAFLIPYFTMLLVTGLPLFFLESSFGQFCSQGPINVWRAVPILQVYCNINGTLTEMVQTCNPADKVKMDVQSPSEYYWDNVALQRSSGLEETGPVVWHLALCLLLSTLLAGASLIKGIKSSGKVVYFTATFPYVVILILLIRGVTLEGASEGIEFYIGSQSNLTKLSDAQVWKDAATQIFYSLSIGLGGLMALSSYNEFHNNVFTDTLVVSITNAATSIFAGFAIFSIMGHMAHVYKLPVTEVVKEGFGLAFIAYPGALTKLPISPLWSVLFFFMILIVGLDSLFAEIEVILTSLQDAYPKVLKSRRPLLTIATCSFLYLLGLPCVTRAGIYWVTLIDSFVATWVVLFLVLLEIVGVSYLYGVNRFINDIEMMIGKKSPHFWLWWKACWLFFTPFILLVILVWSLWTFAPPTYGDIHFPSWGLSLGWCMLVFVLMWLPIGAVYHLTKAKGSLLNRLTSVCAPSEDWRPYLERHRKESHPEDQGVHRANNPNEADDNSDYQL; encoded by the exons ATGCAAGTAGTTTCTGAACG TGAAGGGAGTGGACATATTGCCCGTGAAAACTGGTCGAACAAGCGTGACTATGTCCTCTCCATGATCGGCTATGCTGTTGGACTGGGAAATATCTGGAGGTTTCCCTACCTGACCTACAAGAATGGAGGGG GGGCCTTTCTCATCCCATACTTCACAATGCTTCTGGTGACTGGTCTTCCCCTTTTCTTCCTTGAAAGTTCCTTCGGTCAGTTCTGCAGTCAGGGTCCGATCAATGTTTGGAGAGCAGTGCCGATCCTGCAGG tGTATTGTAATATCAATGGTACTTTGACGGAAATGGTCCAGACTTGTAATCCAGCCGACAAAGTCAAGATGGATGTCCAGAGCCCAAGCGAGTACTACTGGGA CAATGTGGCTCTGCAGAGATCCAGTGGCCTGGAGGAAACAGGACCAGTAGTTTGGCACCTTGCTCTTTGCCTGTTGTTGAGCACCCTCCTTGCAGGTGCATCTCTGATCAAAGGCATCAAGTCATCAGGAAAA GTTGTGTATTTCACGGCCACATTTCCTTATGTGGTGATTTTAATCCTGCTGATCAGAGGTGTGACACTAGAGGGAGCTAGTGAGGGGATTGAGTTCTACATTGGCTCACAGTCCAATTTGACAAAGCTGTCTGATGCCCAG GTGTGGAAAGATGCAGCAACCCAAATCTTCTATTCCCTCTCTATTGGCTTGGGAGGACTCATGGCCCTCTCTTCCTATAATGAGTTCCACAACAATGTGTTCACAGACACATTAGTTGTGTCTATTACTAATGCTG CAACTAGTATCTTTGCTGGCTTTGCAATCTTCTCCATAATGGGTCATATGGCTCACGTCTATAAATTACCAGTTACGGAAGTGGTAAAGGAAG GATTTGGCTTGGCATTCATTGCCTATCCAGGAGCTCTCACTAAGCTTCCCATCTCACCTCTGTGGtccgttttgttcttcttcATGATTTTGATTGTCGGTCTGGACTCTCTGTTTGCAGAAATAG AGGTGATATTAACCTCCCTGCAGGATGCTTATCCCAAAGTCTTAAAATCCAGGCGACCCTTACTGACAATAGCAACATGTTCATTCCTCTACCTTCTGGGCCTCCCGTGCGTCACAAGA GCTGGAATCTACTGGGTGACACTCATCGACTCGTTTGTTGCCACCTGGGTTGTGCTGTTTTTGGTTCTCTTAGAGATCGTTGGTGTTTCCTATTTATACG GAGTGAACCGTTTCATAAACGACATCGAAATGATGATTGGAAAAAAATCCCCCCACTTCTGGCTGtggtggaaggcatgttggctCTTTTTCACCCCCTTCATCTtactg GTTATCTTGGTATGGTCTCTATGGACCTTTGCACCCCCCACATATGGAGATATACACTTCCCATCCTGGGGGTTGTCTCTGGGATGGTGCatgcttgtttttgtcttgatGTGGCTCCCTATTGGTGCCGTCTATCATCTGACAAAAGCTAAAGGAAGCCTCTTAAAT CGACTGACATCGGTGTGTGCCCCATCGGAGGACTGGCGTCCCTACCTGGAAAGGCACCGAAAAGAGAGCCACCCAGAAGATCAAGGTGTCCACAGAGCAAACAATCCCAATGAGGCTGACGACAACTCCGACTACCAGCTTTGA
- the slc6a14 gene encoding sodium- and chloride-dependent neutral and basic amino acid transporter B(0+) isoform X1, with protein sequence MQVVSEREGSGHIARENWSNKRDYVLSMIGYAVGLGNIWRFPYLTYKNGGGAFLIPYFTMLLVTGLPLFFLESSFGQFCSQGPINVWRAVPILQGVGIGMVIVTLLIAIYYNVIIGYSLYYMFASMQSPLPWTNCPNTTVTTCSETPLVYCNINGTLTEMVQTCNPADKVKMDVQSPSEYYWDNVALQRSSGLEETGPVVWHLALCLLLSTLLAGASLIKGIKSSGKVVYFTATFPYVVILILLIRGVTLEGASEGIEFYIGSQSNLTKLSDAQVWKDAATQIFYSLSIGLGGLMALSSYNEFHNNVFTDTLVVSITNAATSIFAGFAIFSIMGHMAHVYKLPVTEVVKEGFGLAFIAYPGALTKLPISPLWSVLFFFMILIVGLDSLFAEIEVILTSLQDAYPKVLKSRRPLLTIATCSFLYLLGLPCVTRAGIYWVTLIDSFVATWVVLFLVLLEIVGVSYLYGVNRFINDIEMMIGKKSPHFWLWWKACWLFFTPFILLVILVWSLWTFAPPTYGDIHFPSWGLSLGWCMLVFVLMWLPIGAVYHLTKAKGSLLNRLTSVCAPSEDWRPYLERHRKESHPEDQGVHRANNPNEADDNSDYQL encoded by the exons ATGCAAGTAGTTTCTGAACG TGAAGGGAGTGGACATATTGCCCGTGAAAACTGGTCGAACAAGCGTGACTATGTCCTCTCCATGATCGGCTATGCTGTTGGACTGGGAAATATCTGGAGGTTTCCCTACCTGACCTACAAGAATGGAGGGG GGGCCTTTCTCATCCCATACTTCACAATGCTTCTGGTGACTGGTCTTCCCCTTTTCTTCCTTGAAAGTTCCTTCGGTCAGTTCTGCAGTCAGGGTCCGATCAATGTTTGGAGAGCAGTGCCGATCCTGCAGG GTGTCGGCATAGGGATGGTGATTGTGACTCTCTTAATAGCTATTTACTACAACGTCATCATTGGCTACAGCCTGTACTACATGTTTGCGTCCATGCAGAGCCCTCTTCCATGGACCAACTGCCCAAATACCACTGTCACTACCTGCAGTGAAACGCCTTTAG tGTATTGTAATATCAATGGTACTTTGACGGAAATGGTCCAGACTTGTAATCCAGCCGACAAAGTCAAGATGGATGTCCAGAGCCCAAGCGAGTACTACTGGGA CAATGTGGCTCTGCAGAGATCCAGTGGCCTGGAGGAAACAGGACCAGTAGTTTGGCACCTTGCTCTTTGCCTGTTGTTGAGCACCCTCCTTGCAGGTGCATCTCTGATCAAAGGCATCAAGTCATCAGGAAAA GTTGTGTATTTCACGGCCACATTTCCTTATGTGGTGATTTTAATCCTGCTGATCAGAGGTGTGACACTAGAGGGAGCTAGTGAGGGGATTGAGTTCTACATTGGCTCACAGTCCAATTTGACAAAGCTGTCTGATGCCCAG GTGTGGAAAGATGCAGCAACCCAAATCTTCTATTCCCTCTCTATTGGCTTGGGAGGACTCATGGCCCTCTCTTCCTATAATGAGTTCCACAACAATGTGTTCACAGACACATTAGTTGTGTCTATTACTAATGCTG CAACTAGTATCTTTGCTGGCTTTGCAATCTTCTCCATAATGGGTCATATGGCTCACGTCTATAAATTACCAGTTACGGAAGTGGTAAAGGAAG GATTTGGCTTGGCATTCATTGCCTATCCAGGAGCTCTCACTAAGCTTCCCATCTCACCTCTGTGGtccgttttgttcttcttcATGATTTTGATTGTCGGTCTGGACTCTCTGTTTGCAGAAATAG AGGTGATATTAACCTCCCTGCAGGATGCTTATCCCAAAGTCTTAAAATCCAGGCGACCCTTACTGACAATAGCAACATGTTCATTCCTCTACCTTCTGGGCCTCCCGTGCGTCACAAGA GCTGGAATCTACTGGGTGACACTCATCGACTCGTTTGTTGCCACCTGGGTTGTGCTGTTTTTGGTTCTCTTAGAGATCGTTGGTGTTTCCTATTTATACG GAGTGAACCGTTTCATAAACGACATCGAAATGATGATTGGAAAAAAATCCCCCCACTTCTGGCTGtggtggaaggcatgttggctCTTTTTCACCCCCTTCATCTtactg GTTATCTTGGTATGGTCTCTATGGACCTTTGCACCCCCCACATATGGAGATATACACTTCCCATCCTGGGGGTTGTCTCTGGGATGGTGCatgcttgtttttgtcttgatGTGGCTCCCTATTGGTGCCGTCTATCATCTGACAAAAGCTAAAGGAAGCCTCTTAAAT CGACTGACATCGGTGTGTGCCCCATCGGAGGACTGGCGTCCCTACCTGGAAAGGCACCGAAAAGAGAGCCACCCAGAAGATCAAGGTGTCCACAGAGCAAACAATCCCAATGAGGCTGACGACAACTCCGACTACCAGCTTTGA
- the fmoda gene encoding fibromodulin a translates to MRLETVILLSALLPLCLSHGWDPLAWLFHRHSQTQQVGFLRADTVGGACPDECDCPPTFPIAMYCDGRGLTAIPSIPSRIKYLYLQNNAISAVPDSALVNATNLVWLMLHHNQLTSDAIGKEVFLKLVGLERLFLHHNNLASVPPNLPRSLRDLRIDHNRIEKVIPTDLEGMDNLTILHLHDNAVTDMTTSLKALKSLTLLDISNNKLIKVPDALPEHLHQFYMEFNSIDSLPEDFLGGLPQLQYIRMSHNLLKDKGIPSNTFNVTGLVELDLSYNKLERIPTVSTTLQHLYLQANQIKEFSLGSFCSVVDVTNFSRLQTLRLDGNEISQEDIPSESALCLRWASSIQI, encoded by the exons ATGCGTCTGGAGACTGTAATCCTCCTGTCTGCCCTGCTTCCACTCTGTCTCTCTCATGGATGGGACCCTCTAGCCTGGCTGTTTCACCGCCACAGCCAAACACAACAGGTTGGCTTCCTGCGGGCAGATACAGTGGGAGGGGCGTGTCCTGATGAGTGCGACTGCCCGCCAACATTCCCCATAGCCATGTACTGTGATGGACGGGGCCTGACTGCTATTCCATCCATTCCCTCCCGCATCAAGTACCTGTACCTCCAAAACAACGCCATCTCAGCTGTGCCTGACTCAGCTCTGGTCAATGCAACAAATCTAGTGTGGCTCATGTTGCATCACAATCAGTTGACGTCTGATGCTATTGGAAAGGAG GTATTTTTAAAGCTGGTAGGACTGGAGCGTTTGTTTCTACACCACAATAACTTGGCCAGCGTTCCACCAAACCTTCCTCGCTCGCTGCGGGACTTAAGGATTGACCACAACAGGATTGAAAAG GTAATCCCAACAGACCTTGAAGGAATGGATAACCTCACTATCCTGCATCTTCATGACAATGCTGTTACAGACATGACTACATCACTGAAGGCTCTAAAATCCCTCACACTACTTGACATCAGCAACAACAAGCTAATAAAG GTCCCAGATGCTCTTCCTGAACATTTGCACCAGTTCTACATGGAGTTTAACTCCATTGACTCTCTGCCTGAGGATTTCCTGGGGGGATTACCTCAGCTGCAGTATATAAGGATGTCTCACAATCTGCTGAAAGACAAAGGCATCCCATCCAACACCTTCAATGTAACCGGACTGGTGGAGCTGGACCTGAGCTACAACAAACTGGAGAGAATCCCTACTGTCAGCACCACACTGCAGCATCTCTACCTGCAAGCCAATCAGATCAAAG AGTTCTCCCTGGGAAGTTTCTGCTCCGTTGTGGACGTGACAAATTTCTCCAGACTGCAGACGCTGCGACTGGATGGGAACGAGATCAGTCAGGAGGACATCCCGTCAGAGTCTGCTCTCTGTCTGCGTTGGGCTTCCAGCATCCAGATCTAA
- the LOC114136216 gene encoding lumican, with the protein MAALFCGLLVLLCGLDSAWATLVTDMDYGGIPLWINRLLGEPSVLSLQGRIDPAWFRANNDQVCPEQCDCPIHWPTSLYCDSRGLENIPQGLPERTQYLFLQGNKISSMSYPVLANITGLRWLIIDNNQLESNELELASLQNQTELQYFFANRNDLTSVPGGLPAGLKQLRLAYNRISSISPGAFQNLQNLMLLLLQGNRLQTITEGDLKGLIRLNLLDISGNLFSAVPSHLPPSVQQLYLSYNNFSGLDEGSFEGFLNLKYLRLSHCGLQSSSVHPQAFNHSSLVEVDLSYNKLITTPTVPITLQYLYLEANNIQEFNVSSFCREVGPLSYSRMKILRLDGNKMAQHQLPTDWVHCLRVLQRIFI; encoded by the exons ATGGCTGCCCTGTTCTGtgggttgttggtgctgctgtgtgGCCTAGACTCTGCGTGGGCCACATTAGTCACTGACATGGACTATGGTGGCATTCCTCTGTGGATTAACCGTCTGCTGGGTGAGCCCAGCGTTTTAAGTCTGCAGGGAAGGATTGACCCGGCCTGGTTTCGAGCTAACAATGACCAGGTCTGTCCCGAGCAGTGTGACTGTCCCATCCACTGGCCGACGTCGCTCTACTGTGACAGCAGAGGCCTTGAAAACATCCCCCAGGGCCTGCCGGAAAGAACCCAGTACTTGTTTTTACAG GGCAACAAGATCTCATCCATGTCCTACCCCGTCCTGGCTAATATTACGGGTCTACGTTGGCTAATCATCGACAACAACCAGCTGGAGAGCAACGAACTGGAGCTGGCCTCTCTGCAGAACCAGACTGAGCTGCAATACTTTTTTGCGAACCGCAACGACCTGACGTCGGTGCCTGGCGGCTTACCGGCCGGACTCAAACAGCTGCGGCTGGCCTACAACCGAATCAGCAGCATCAGCCCCGGAGCTTTCCAGAACCTGCAGAATCTGATGCTTCTGTTGCTGCAGGGAAACAGGCTGCAAACCATCACAGAGGGTGACCTCAAAG GTCTCATCAGGCTGAATCTGTTGGACATCAGTGGAAATTTGTTCTCAGCTGTCCCCAGCCATTTACCTCCCTCTGTCCAGCAGCTTTATTTGTCCTACAACAATTTCTCTGGGCTGGACGAGGGCAGTTTTGAGGGTTTTCTCAACCTGAAGTATCTGCGTCTCAGCCACTGCGGCCTGCAGAGCAGCAGCGTCCACCCACAGGCCTTTAACCACTCCAGCCTGGTGGAGGTGGACCTCTCTTACAACAAGCTGATCACCACCCCCACGGTTCCAATAACCCTGCAGTACCTCTACCTGGAGGCCAATAACATTCAAG AGTTCAACGTGAGCAGTTTCTGCAGGGAGGTGGGGCCTCTGTCCTACTCCAGGATGAAGATCCTGCGGCtggatggaaacaaaatggCACAACACCAGCTCCCCACTGACTGGGTTCACTGCCTCCGAGTGCTTCAGAGAATTTTCATCTGA